The Sesamum indicum cultivar Zhongzhi No. 13 linkage group LG2, S_indicum_v1.0, whole genome shotgun sequence genome contains a region encoding:
- the LOC105156013 gene encoding uncharacterized protein LOC105156013 codes for MAMQAGIGLSRIVLIVGAGYTGTVLLKNGKLSDVLGELQNLVKGMEKTGENEGDSDYSDAIAAQVRRLAMEVRQLASSRQITVLNGNSGQSNLTSLVVPAAALGALGYGYMWWKGLSFSDLMYVTKRNMANAVSNLTKHLDHVSEALAATKRHLTQRIENLDGKLDEQVEISKLIRNEVNDVRGDLSQIGFDLDELQRMVSGLDGKLLTLEGKQELANAGVMYLCSIVNGRKVKMPEMLQDQLKIAGNSLPSLMGLKEIADSGSSGNKLLTDGNTQDGSNKMNKTLIRTTSNMC; via the exons ATGGCTATGCAAGCTGGAATAGGGTTATCGAGGATCGTGTTAATAGTCGGAGCAG GTTATACCGGAACTGTGCTGTTGAAGAATGGTAAATTATCTGATGTGTTGGGTGAACTGCAG AATTTGGTTAAAGGCATGGAGAAAACAGGGGAGAATGAGGGTGACTCTGATTATTCTGATGCCATTGCGGCCCAG gTTCGTAGGTTGGCCATGGAGGTTCGACAGCTGGCCTCATCTAGGCAGATTACTGTTTTAAATGGGAACTCTGGCCAAA GTAACTTGACATCTCTAGTAGTGCCAGCTGCTGCTTTGGGAGCCTTGGGTTATGGATACATGTGGTGGAAG GGTCTTTCATTCTCAGACCTGATGTATGTAACAAAGCGCAACATGGCAAATGCTGTTTCAAACTTGACAAAACATTTGGATCATGTGTCAGAGGCTCTTGCT GCGACAAAAAGGCACTTAACTCAGAGGATTGAGAATTTGGATGGGAAGCTAGATGAGCAAGTAGAgatttccaaattaattaggAATGAG GTCAATGATGTCCGTGGTGATCTCTCTCAAATTGGCTTTGATTTGGATGAATTGCAGAGGATGGTTTCTGGTTTG GATGGCAAGCTACTCACCTTAGAAGGCAAACAG GAGCTTGCAAATGCTGGGGTAATGTATCTGTGTAGCATTGTTAATGGAAGAAAGGTGAAAATGCCGGAAATGCTTCAG GATCAACTTAAAATTGCTGGAAACTCGTTGCCAAGTCTAATG GGTCTTAAGGAGATTGCAGATTCTGGTTCTTCTGGAAATAAGTTACTGACAGATGGAAATACCCAAGATGGTTCCAATAAGATGAATAAAACCTTGATAAG GACCACTTCAAACATGTGTTGA